In Humulus lupulus chromosome 7, drHumLupu1.1, whole genome shotgun sequence, the following are encoded in one genomic region:
- the LOC133789124 gene encoding uncharacterized protein LOC133789124 isoform X1, whose protein sequence is MSVEESQETEEGPTPSKLSCSPHFEALWFCCSPVNQMQQYYRLGTLKNCSQKWSAVVNCLTSKTKGSAQVQEILETSEKAKPHIWSIRTPEEASCRWKNLYAHLNEVE, encoded by the exons ATGTCTGTGGAAGAGAGTCAAGAGACTGAAGAGGGTCCAACTCCAAGTAAATTGTCCTGTTCTCCCCACTTTGAGGCTCTCTGGTTTTGCTGCT CTCCAGTCAACCAAATGCAACAGTACTATAGGCTTGGGACACTTAAAAACTGTTCCCAGAAGTGGAGTGCTGTTGTCAATTGTTTAACGTCGAAGACGAAAGGGTCTGCTCAGGTTCAG GAAATTTTGGAAACTAGTGAGAAAGCCAAACCACACATTTGGAGTATCCGTACTCCGGAGGAAGCATCGTGTCGTTGGAAAAACCTATATGCACATTTGAATGAAGTTGAATAA
- the LOC133789124 gene encoding uncharacterized protein LOC133789124 isoform X2 codes for MSVEESQETEEGPTPSKLSCSPHFEALWFCCFNQMQQYYRLGTLKNCSQKWSAVVNCLTSKTKGSAQVQEILETSEKAKPHIWSIRTPEEASCRWKNLYAHLNEVE; via the exons ATGTCTGTGGAAGAGAGTCAAGAGACTGAAGAGGGTCCAACTCCAAGTAAATTGTCCTGTTCTCCCCACTTTGAGGCTCTCTGGTTTTGCTGCT TCAACCAAATGCAACAGTACTATAGGCTTGGGACACTTAAAAACTGTTCCCAGAAGTGGAGTGCTGTTGTCAATTGTTTAACGTCGAAGACGAAAGGGTCTGCTCAGGTTCAG GAAATTTTGGAAACTAGTGAGAAAGCCAAACCACACATTTGGAGTATCCGTACTCCGGAGGAAGCATCGTGTCGTTGGAAAAACCTATATGCACATTTGAATGAAGTTGAATAA
- the LOC133789122 gene encoding probable disease resistance protein At4g27220: MDFAISIATSIVAKIAEYTVAPIGRQLGYLFCYAGNVENLNTRMQELKNARDRLQHRVEEARNNCQEIEADVQSWLSRVDQISEEAETFLNHEGHAKVVCSCGSLPHLVTRHQLSRKAKKMSFDVCAASEKSKFDTISYRPQLESSNATKGYETFDSRREILEGIMAAMRDANRSRIGFYGMGGIGKTMLAKEIAILTKKAELFSKVVMSTISQTPNMKEIQQDIAEKLQLSFGQTQSMDVRADLLRKRLKQENKILLILDDIWNELDLEAIGIHDECKLLLTSRYQHVLHSFMGIVESNIFFIKAIDSREAISLFKKIIGDIVETPDFNYLAHSIVDECAGLPIAIATVAHALKGKVLSTWEDALEHLRNSNFRDIEGMDMKVYSCIRMSYDFLGSHEEVKSLLLLCALHKEDQEIKVEDLIRYSVGWRLLQGINTMKKARNRVNSLVDKLKSHCLLLDGENENYVKMHDVIRDVCIVIASEDKHRMSNIKSVNDFASHEGYKASKAISLLDYDDFGKLPEKLECPRAKLLLLSLNSIPNDFFKQTRELEALGMNGARIKSLPSSFHSLLNLQTLCLSRSNLQDISIIGDLKNLKVLDLSWSSIKRLPKEIGELCHLQLLDLRYCDRLEVIEPNVISNLTQVEELYMPHILWMGD; the protein is encoded by the coding sequence ATGGATTTTGCTATTTCAATTGCAACTTCAATTGTCGCAAAGATTGCCGAGTATACAGTGGCACCGATCGGTCGACAGTTGGGTTATCTATTTTGCTATGCAGGGAATGTAGAAAACCTCAACACTCGAATGCAAGAGTTGAAGAATGCCAGAGATAGATTACAACATCGTGTTGAGGAAGCTAGAAATAATTGTCAAGAAATTGAAGCTGATGTTCAAAGTTGGCTGAGCAGAGTTGATCAGATCTCTGAAGAGGCTGAGACATTTCTTAACCATGAAGGCCATGCAAAGGTTGTGTGCTCTTGTGGATCCCTCCCGCATTTGGTGACGCGGCACCAACTGAGTAGGAAAGCAAAGAAGATGTCATTCGATGTATGCGCGGCCTCTGAAAAAAGCAAATTTGATACGATTTCTTATCGTCCTCAGCTAGAAAGCTCCAATGCAACCAAAGGCTACGAGACTTTTGATTCAAGGAGGGAAATTCTGGAGGGTATAATGGCAGCTATGAGAGATGCTAATAGAAGCAGGATAGGCTTCTATGGCATGGGTGGAATCGGCAAAACTATGCTTGCCAAAGAAATTGCTATTTTGACTAAGAAAGCAGAGTTATTTAGCAAGGTGGTTATGTCGACTATTTCACAAACACCTAATATGAAAGAGATTCAACAAGATATTGCCGAAAAGCTCCAGCTAAGTTTTGGGCAAACACAAAGTATGGACGTACGAGCTGATCTACTTCGAAAGAGATTGAAGCAGGAAAACAAGATTCTATTAATTCTCGACGACATTTGGAATGAACTCGATCTAGAAGCTATTGGAATCCACGATGAGTGCAAGTTGCTACTAACCTCTAGATATCAACATGTTTTACACAGCTTCATGGGTATTGTTGAGAgtaatattttctttattaaagcTATAGACTCAAGGGAGGCTATAAGTTTGTTTAAGAAAATTATTGGAGATATAGTTGAAACTCCAGATTTCAATTATTTGGCCCATTCGATCGTCGACGAATGTGCAGGCTTACCAATTGCCATTGCAACAGTGGCACATGCTTTAAAGGGCAAAGTATTGTCCACATGGGAGGATGCATTGGAACACCTACGAAACTCAAACTTTAGAGACATAGAGGGAATGGATATGAAGGTGTACTCATGCATTAGGATGAGTTACGATTTTCTCGGAAGTCATGAGGAGGTAAAATCATTGTTATTGCTTTGTGCTTTACATAAAGAAGATCAAGAAATAAAAGTCGAGGACCTGATTAGATATAGTGTGGGTTGGCGCTTGCTTCAAGGCATCAACACGATGAAAAAAGCAAGAAACAGGGTGAATTCATTGGTTGATAAATTGAAATCTCACTGTCTCTTATTGGATGGAGAAAATGAAAATTATGTGAAGATGCATGATGTTATTCGTGATGTTTGCATAGTTATAGCATCAGAAGATAAGCATAGGATGAGTAACATAAAAAGTGTCAATGATTTTGCTAGTCATGAAGGATATAAAGCGTCTAAAGCGATTTCCTTACTTGACTATGATGATTTCGGTAAGCTTCCTGAAAAATTGGAATGTCCAAGGGCAAAATTACTTCTTTTGTCTTTAAATTCAATTCCAAACGACTTTTTTAAACAAACAAgggagcttgaagctttgggTATGAATGGTGCACGTATAAAATCATTACCGTCATCCTTTCATTCTCTTCTAAATCTCCAAACATTATGTTTAAGTAGGTCCAATCTACAAGACATTTCTATCATTGGGGACTTAAAGAATTTAAAAGTTCTTGATCTATCTTGGTCTTCCATAAAGCGATTGCCAAAAGAAATAGGAGAATTGTGCCATTTGCAACTGCTAGATCTACGATATTGTGATAGATTAGAAGTCATTGAGCCGAATGTCATTTCAAATTTGACGCAGGTCGAAGAGCTCTATATGCCACACATTTTATGGATGGGAGACTGA